The following proteins are co-located in the Penaeus monodon isolate SGIC_2016 chromosome 35, NSTDA_Pmon_1, whole genome shotgun sequence genome:
- the LOC119595126 gene encoding 39S ribosomal protein L4, mitochondrial-like encodes MMSILNIFSTDLMPRNITIATDTIQHMNLMPVYGLNVYSMLKHSTLVLTVDAVRRLEERILYHLNRPDLHKENATPFNKQN; translated from the exons ATGATGTCAATTCTGAATATTTTCAGCACTGACCTGATGCCCCGGAATATTACCATTGCCACAGATACAATCCAGCACATGAATCTCATGCCAGTTTATG GGTTAAATGTGTATAGTATGCTAAAACATTCTACACTTGTTTTGACTGTGGATGCAGTACGTCGCTTGGAGGAAAGGATACTTTATCACTTGAATAGGCCAGATTTGCATAAGGAGAATGCAACCCCTTTCAACAAACAGAATTAA